The Polaribacter sp. MED152 region CAGACGTTTCTCACTATTTACAGCCTAAAACTATTTTAGATGATGAAGCTTACGATAGAGCAACCTCTGTTTATTTAGTAGATAGAGTTGTACCTATGTTACCAGAAATGTTAAGTAATGGTGTTTGTTCATTAAGACCAAATGAAGAGAAGTTAACTTTTTCTGCAGTGTTTGAAATTAATGAGAAAGCACAAATTAAAAAACAATGGTTTGGTAGAACTGTTACTTATTCAGATCAACGATTTGCTTATGAAGAAGCACAATATATTATAGAAAATTGTAAACTATCAGATGATGTACAACCTTTTACAATGCCAGAAAATGTTTCTATTACAGATAGCGCTTACGAAGTAAAAGCAGAAGTAGTAGAAGCAACTTTACAATTAGATAAATTGGCTAAAATTCTTCGTAAAAAAAGAATGAAACAAGGTGCCATTTCTTTTGATAGAGTAGAGGTAAAATTTAATTTAGATGAAGAAGCAAATCCTGTAGGTGTTTTCTTTAAAAGCTCTAAAGATGCTAATAAATTAATTGAAGAATTTATGTTATTAGCTAATAGAAAAGTGGCAGAATATATTGGTAGCAAACAAGGTAAACCTTCTAATAAAACATTTATTTACAGAGTTCATGATGAGCCAGATGTAGAAAAATTAGCATCATTACAAAACATCATAAGTAAATTTGGATATAAGATTAATACAGAAACTAAAGAATCTACATCTGAATCTTTAAATCAGTTATTAAATGATGTGCAAGGTAAAGCAGAATCTAACATGATTGAGACTTTAGCTATTAGATCTATGTCTAAGGCAGTGTATACTACACAGAATATTGGTCATTATGGTTTGGCTTTTGATTATTATAGTCATTTTACATCACCTATTAGACGTTATCCAGATGTAATGACACATAGATTGCTTCAACTTTATTTAGATGGTGGAGAAAGCCCAAAAGCAGATCCTTATGAAGAAAAATGTAAACACTCTTCTAAAAGAGAAGAATTAGCCTCTAAAGCAGAGCGTTCATCTATAAAATACATGCAAGTAAAATACATGCAAGATCACAAAGACGAAGTTTTTGAAGGTGTAATTACAGGTGTTACAGAATGGGGTATATATGTAGAAATTACCAAAAATAAATGTGAAGGAATGGTTAGAATTAGAGATATAAAAAGTGATTATTATATTTTTGATGAAGATCAGTACGCAATTGTTGGGCAGTCTACAAAACACATGTACCAATTAGGAGATGATGTTAAAGTGCAAGTGAAAAAGACAGATTTAGAACGCAAACATTTAGACTTTAACTTAATAGAAGATTAAATTAAAACCATGATATTAACCACAACAAACAACATAGAAAATTTTAAAATTGTAGATTATTTAGGCATTGTAACAGGTACAGCTTACGATTCTAGTTATTCTTCTAATGGCAAGAAAATGTCTTTTACAGATATGTTTAGCATGTCTAAATACAGAGAAATGTATACTTTAGGTTTAGAAAGTATTAAAGAAAAGGCGTTTCAAGATTTAAGAGAGAATGCTGTAAAACTTGGTGCAAATGCAGTAGTTGGTATACAGTTAGATGTAGAACCTTTAGCAAATTCTGCTACATTATTGGTTTCTATAACAGGTACAGCAGTTAAGGTGCAATAAATAGGGTATCATCACAATATAATTTGTTATTTCTCATTATATAATTTATATATTGCTCTTTTAATTTAAGAGGATTCAAACTTTAAAAAATGAAGAAATACATTTGTTTATTCATACTGTGTTGTGGTTTTACTGTTTTTAGTCAAACTACAATTACAAAGAACTTAGGAGATTATACTACATTAAAAGTTTATAATGGTATTGAGTTAGAGTTGATAAAATCAACAGAATCTAAACTAGTAATTACAGGTAATAAATCTGAAATGGTTACTGTAAAAAATGTAGATAATATATTAAAAATTACACTACCATTTTCTATTAAACCAGAAAATAATAGTGCTAATGGTCAGGTTTTAGTTAAACTTTATTACATGAATCCTATTGCAGTAATAGATGCAAACGAAGGTGCAGCCATTACAGGTAAGGAAGTTAAACAAGAAAAATTAGAAGTAAACTCGCAAGAAAGAGCTTTTATCAATTTGGTTTTAGATGTAAAACATTTAGAAGTAAGAGCTTCATCTGGAGGAATAATTAAACTTTCTGGTACTGTCAAAAATCAAGATGTAAATGTAGATCTATATGGTATTTACAATGGTTATGCACTGTTAGCAACTTCAAATAGTACTGTAAATGCTGGTACAGGAGCAAAAGCAGAAATTTCTGCAGGAGAAACTTTAAAGGCGAAAGTTAGTTTTGGTGGCTCTATTTTTTATAAAGGAAATCCTGAGGTGTTAAAAGATAAAAAAGTGGTGGGTGGTATCATTCAAAAAAGAAATTAATAAAAAGCTTTTTGTATCTTTGCAATAATAAAATATAACTGAATGATGAGTTTACATACTTTTTTAGCAATACCTGGAGGTTACTCAATAATTTTAATTGTTGTAGTAGTTTTATTACTTTTTGGAGGTAAAAAAATACCTGAATTAATGAAAGGTTTAGGTGGTGGTATTAAGGAGTTTAAAAAAGCTTCTAAAGATGATAATGAAGAAAAATTAGAAGAAAAGAAATAAACCTCTTTTTTTTATTTCATAAACTAAAAAAGCTCTATTCATACGAATAGAGCTTTTCTTTTGTTAATTAAAATCCCCCAATTTTAATTTGGGTAAATATAGTATACTATCCTCTATGATAGTATAATTTGTTTTCAATTGGTAAATTTTAGGTGTTTTTGGGATAAATGGGAAGCCATTTTATCCAATTAACCCCATAAGAGCCTTTTTACTAAAGTTTCTAGATACTGGTATTTGATGATCTATAAGTTTAGATTCTAATAAATTACCCCTTGCATTACCTTTAATTTCATTAATGTATTTTGTATTTACAATATAAGATTTATGACATCTAATAATGTTAGGATACTCTTCTAAGTTCTCTTTAATTTTGGTTAACGTAACTCTAAGTATTTTTTCTTTGAGCTCGTTTTTATTATTTTTTAAAAAGAAGCTGGCATAATTTCCTTGTGATGTTATGTAAACTAAATCTTCTATAAAGAAAGCTAGACTTTCTTTTTTATTGCCAGATTTAAGAATTACTTTATTTGGTAATACAGGTTTTTTTTCTTCTATTTTTTGCGTTTTAATGGTAGTAATTTCTTCAGCTTTTTTCTGTCTACGAAGTCTAACCATTTTTTCATTGAAGAAAACACCTAAAAGAATGGGTATTACACCAACCAAAAACGTATAATATATAAACATCAAGTACGTTATATGTTGAATGTCTTTTTCGACCTTAAACCATTTACCATAATACCAAAGTACAGAACCAACTAGAAATAACCCTAAAGCAATTAATACAATACTTTTACCAACAGTCCAATTATCTTCTTTAAAATACTTTTTAAATAGTAATGGTGGTATAGCTAAAGTTAAAAAACTACATGTAAATGTTATTAGACCAATGCTAAAGGTATATTCCAATAAATATTCTTTAAAACTATATAAGGTAAAAGGTCTAAAAACGTATAGAAATAGAAACACAAATAATCCAAAAACTAAACTTACTTTAAATTTAAATTTAGTTGATGGATTATAGTAATAAGGTGTTGCAAGCCAAGTTTTAAGATTTGCAATCATATTTATTAATTATTACAAACTTGTTATTCTTTTAACTTTTTAGGTTTTGCATTTTTCATAGCCTCACCTATTTGATTACTAGCTGTAAAACTAGCAACCATATCATTTAACATTTGACTACCTGCTTGTGGTGAGTTAGGTAACAATATTAAATTACTATTGGTTTCTTGTCCTATAGATTGTAAAGTATCATAATGTTGAGTAACAACAATTAGAGCAGATGCCTCTTGACTGTTAATACCAACTTTATTTAATACTTCTACAGATTCTTCTAAACCTCTTGCAATTTCTCTTCTTTGATCTGCAATACCTTGTCCTTGTAAACGCTTGCTTTCTGCTTCTGCTTTTGCACGTTCTACAATTAAAATACGTTGTGCATCACCTTCAAATTGTGCAGCTGTTTTTTCTCTGTCTGCAGCATTAATTCTGTTCATGGCAGCTTTTACCTGAGCATCTGGATCAATATCTGTAACTAAAGTTTTTATGATATCAAATCCGTAATCAGACATGTATTCTTTTAATTCTCTTTTTACAGCAATGGCAATGTCGTCTTTTTTAACAAAAACATCATCTAGTTTCATTTTTGGTACTTCTGCTCTAACTACATCAAATACAAAAGAGGTTATTTGCTCATGAGGATAATCTAACTTATAAAAAGCATCATAGACTTTTTCTCTAATAACCATGTATTGTACAGAAACTTTTAGTTTCACAAATACATCATCTAACGTTTTAGTTTCAATAATTACATCTAATTGCTGAATTTTTAAACTTACTCTACCAGCAACTTTATCTACTAAAGGAATTTTTAGTTGTAAACCAGATTGTCTTATTGAATTAAATCGTCCAAAACGTTCTATAATTGCTGCTGTTTGTTGCTTTACTAAGAAGAAGGAAGCAAAGAAAATTATAAATATAAATACTACTAGAATAATTAATAATGGATTCATAGGTCGGTTTTTTTTAAGAGTTTATAAAGTGATATGTAAATATACTGATTTTAGGCAGTTATTTATTGGACGCAAATATTTTTAAATTGTTACATTTTTTAAAATGAAGAGCAATAAAAAACCCTGAATATCAATTATTCAGGGTTTTTAATTATTCTTTTTTCTCTTCGTCTTTTGGAAAAACTTTGTACATTTTTCGATTGTACTTAATCCATTTTTTATACTGTTTTTCAGATAAAATTTCTTTGATTGATTTATCTAAAGCCCTGTCTTTTGTTCTTAATGTTTCAGAAATTGGCGTTAAATTCTCTACCATTTTCTTCTGTACTTTTGTTCTATCTGAAAAATCTCCATTTTTTTGAGCATTTTTCTGAAAGTTCTCCATCATTTCTTTAGTACTTCTAAGGGTAAAGCTATTAATTCGTCTAATATCCTTAATTTCTTTATTGTACTTGGTTAACAAGGTTTTGAACTTTTTACCTTCTTCTGATGATAATTTAATACTCGATTTTTTTGCTGCTTTTTCAATATCATAAATTACAATACCTAAGTATTTTTCTACTTGAAAATTAGGTTCTGGAGCTTTTCTAGGAGTTTGATTCATCTGATTTTGACGACTATTTCTCATTCCACCTCTGTTTAGCTGACTATGAGCCAAAAAGCTTGTTAACAACGTAAGTATTAAAAGATATTTTTTCATTATGATAATTTTTCGATTGCGTTTTCTATTCTGTGTATCGTTTCTTCTTTGCCAATCATTGCTATAATATCGAACAAATGAGGGCCTGCTAATTTACCAACTAAACTTAAACGTAAAGGTTGCATTACTTTACCAAAACCAATTTCCTTGCCAGAAATCCATTCTTTGATAATTTTTTCTGTGTTTTCAGAAGAAAAGTCTTCAATATCTTCAACAACTGAATTTAATTCTTGCATTAATTCAGAGGTACCTTCTTTCCAATTTTTCTTACTTGCTTTAGCATCATACTCTTTAGGAGTTTGAAAGAAAAAATGAGATAGTTCCCAAAAATCTGCAACAAAAACAGCTCTTTCTTTAATAGCAGCAACTACTTTTTGCACGTAATCAACGTCTTTTGTAATTCCTTTTTCAGCTAATATAGCTAAATACAATTCAGTTAGTTCAGCATTATCTTTCTGTTGCATGTACTGTTGTTGGAACCATTTTGTTTTATCAGGATTAAATTTGGCTCCAGATTTACTAACTCTCTTTAAATCGAATTCTTTAATCAATTCTTCTAAAGAAAAGATTTCTTGTTCTGTTCCAGGATTCCAACCTAAGAAAGCTAACATGTTTACTACAGCTTCAGAAAAATAACCATCTTCTTTATAACCACGTGAAACATCGTTTGTTTCTTCGTTAGTATAAGCTAATGGAAAAACAGGAAAACCTAATTTATCTCCATCTCTTTTACTCAATTTACCTTTACCAACAGGTTTTAAAATTAATGGTAAATGTGCAAATTTTGGAGCTTGCCAATCAAAAGCTCTGTATAACAAAACGTGTAAAGCCATAGATGGTAACCATTCTTCACCACGAATTACATGGCTAATTTCCATTAAATGATCATCTACAATATTGGCTAAATGATAGGTTGGCATTCCATCACTTTTAAATAGGATTTTATCGTCTAAAGTATTTGTATCAATAGATATTTTACCACGAATTTCATCTTCCATTTCTAAAGTTTCATCTTGTGGACTTTTAAAACGAATTACGTAATTCTCTCCAGAATTTATTTTTTCTTGTACAACTTCATCAGACAAAACCAAAGAATTTACCAAACGCCCTTTCTCACGATTGTGCCAATTGTAAATAAAGGTTTTACCTTCTGCTTCATGTCCTTTTCTGTGTGCATCTAATTGTTCTGAAGTATCAAAAGCATAATAAGCCCAACCTTTTTCAAGAAGAATATCTGCATATTTTTTATACAAATGTTTACGTTCAGATTGTCTGTAAGGGCCAAATTTTTCGTTTTTATTGATGCCTTCATCATTAGGAATATTACACCAATTTAAAGCATCAATAATATATTGTTCTGCATTGGCTACATACCTATTTTGGTCTGTATCTTCTATTCTTAAAACAAAAGTTCCATTGTGTTTTTTAGCAAATAAATAGTTATATAAAGCTGTTCTTACACCTCCAATATGTAAAGGTCCTGTTGGGCTTGGTGCAAAACGCACACGAACATTAGATTCCATTTTCTTAAATTTAAAATGCAAAGATACTTTTTCTAAAAAGAGAATAGAAATAAGAGAAACAAAGAATTTTGATTTTCTTAGAAAGTATTAAAAATACCAAATGAAATAGCTGCTTTTTTAGGAACATTATTACCAGATAATGCAGACCCAAAACCGGCAGTTAAGCCAAAATCGCAAAACTGTAAAATGCCTTTAAGGCCATAGGCTACATATTCTTGATCGTTAACATATAAATTGTTGGCTGCATTGTTGGCAGGGAAAGTAATATCACCATTATTTAAAGACTGAGAAATATCTACAAAACCAATTAGCCATATGTTCTGCGTTAGTTTTCTACCAATTTCACCACCAATTTTTAAATTTGAACTGTAATTATTGGTTCTAATATCTGCACCAACAAAAGATTGAAAATAGTTTTTACCAAAACTTGTACCTGCTAAAAACATAGGTGTAAAGGTATAAGCATCGTAACCAGTTCTTATAGCCGAATTTTCAAAATAAGAACTTGTGTTAATTTCCATATTTAATTGGCCAGATAATACCCATTTTTTCTTACTAAAATTGTGCTTTAATCCTAAGGTGATATTACCAAAAGTAGTTTCACTAAAACTCTCAGAACAATCTCCTTGACATAAAATTGCAGGATCTACATAATTGTTGATATCTATTGATTTTAAAGGAATGTTTACCAACAAACTTGTACTGTTGCTTAAACCATATTCGCCATAAAACTGATAAGTTCTGTCTGTTATAGTACCAGACACATTAAAATCTGGATCGCCAAATAATTCTGAATAATCAGAAATAGAAGAATAAGATAGGTTGGTAAAAAATTGTCCTTTTTCTTTTGTCCAAGGGCTTTGTGCAGTTGCTTGAAGTGTTATAAAAAGGGCAATTAATAAATATATAGGTTTCATAAGGTATAGTTTATGATGTTTTAGTTGTACTATATTAGAATTACTTACAAGGTGTTTTAACAATTATTTGATGGTGAATCTTATCAAAAATAGTATTTTTATTTATTGATTATGAGCCATTTCCAAAACATACAAAAAAAGTTACATCAATTTACTCGTAAATTTTATACAAATGAGTTGATAAAAGGAAGCATTTTATTTGCTTCACTTGGTTTCTTGTACCTGTTTTTTATTCTTTTTATAGAATATTTTTTATGGTTAAAACCAACTGCAAGAACAGTTCTTTTTTATATATTTATTCTTGTAGAATTATTTCTTTTAATAAAATTTATTTTTATACCTATTGCCAAATTAATTGGGCTTAGAAAAGGTATTTCCTTACAAGATTCTTCAAAAATTATTGGGGCTCATTTTCCTGAAGTAGAAGATAAACTTTTGAACGTTTTACAACTACAAGAGAATAATGAACAATCAGATTTAATTTTGGCAAGTATCAATCAAAAATCTGAAGAATTAAACCCAATACCTTTTACAAAAGCAATTGATTTTAAAAGCAATGCAAAGTATTTAAAGTATGCTATAATTCCTGTTTTAATATTTTTAATTAGCTTATTTACAGGTAATTCAATAAGTTTAGGTAAAAGTTTAGAGCGTGTTGTAAATCATAGAACAGCCTACAATCCTCCTGCACCATTTGCTTTTAATTTTATCAATCAAAGTTTACAAGTTATTCAAGGGGAATCTATCACAATCCAGTTTAGAACTATTGGAAATACAGTGCCAAATGAAGGTAAAATAGTTTATGATAATCAAAGTTATTACTTAACCTCAAATGGTAATGCCACTTTTTCTTACAGCTTTTCAAATGTTCAAAAAACAGTCGATTTTTATGTAGAAGCGAATGGTGTGCAATCTCAATTTTATCAAATTCAGGTTATTGGTACTCCAACAATTAACAACATTAGTTTAGATTTGAATTACCCTAAATATTTAGGGCAGAAAAATAAAACAATTCAAAATTCTGGAAATTTAATTGTTCCTGAAGGAACCTCAATTACTTGGAACGCACAAACAAGCAAGACTACTAGTCTAACTTTCATAAATAACGCAGAACGATTTGCTTTCGATGAAACATCAAATAATAACTTCCAGTATCAAAAGCGAATTTTATCGCCTTTAAATTATCAGATTACATCATCTAATAGGGATTTAGTCGATTTTGAAAAGTTGCAGTTTTCTGTAGCTGTTGTAAAAGATGAATATCCAATAATTTCTGTGAGTTCAAATATTGACAGTATTTCACGTGGAACAGCGCAATTTGCAGGTCAAATTTCTGATGATTATGGTATAAGAAAATTGCAATTGGTATATTATAATGAAGATACTCCAGAGCTTAAAAAAGAGTATTCAATTCCTGTTACAAGCCAAACTATTCAAACATTTTTTTATGATTTTCCTAAAGGAATTAATTTGCAGGAAGGTATTAATTATGAAATGTATTTTAAGGTTTTTGATAATGATGGAGTGAGAGGTAGTAAATTTGCTAAAAGCAAAGTATTTAGTTATAGACAAAAAACATCCGAAGAAATAGAAGAAGAATTATTTCAAGAACAAAGAAATACCATTAATGATCTAGAAAATGCAGTTCAAAATCAGAAAAAGCAACAACAGCAATTAGAAGAAATTCAACAAGACCTACAAAATAAAAAAAGCATAAATTGGAATGATAAAAAGAAAGTAGAGAGTTTTATAAAGCGTCAAGAGCAGTATAAGAAAATGATGCAAAGACAAACAGATCAACTTCAAGAAAATTTAGATGAAAAGAAAGAGAATGAGCCTTCTTTACAAGAAAAGAAAGATGATTTAAAAGAACGAATAAATGAGTTGAAACAACTTACTAAGCAACAAAAGTTGTTAGAGGAAATTCAGAAAATGGCAGACAAGTTAAACAAAGAAGATTTAGTACAAAAAGCCAAAGAATTAGCACAGCAAAACAAACAGCAACAGCGTAGTTTAGAGAAAACATTAGAAATGGTGAAGCGTTTTTATGTAGAGCAAAAAACCATGCAGATTGCTAATAAAATAGATGAACTTTCTAAAGAACAAGAATCACTAGAGAAAAATGAGAATAATCTAGAAAAGCAACAAGAGGTTTCTAAAAAATTCGATGATATTCAAAAGGATTTAGAAGAACTCAAAAAGGATAATGAGAAATTAAAAAAACCTATGGATTTGCCAGAGGTAGAAAATGAAGAGAAGCAAATTGATGAAGAATTAAAGAAGGCTGAAGATTTAATTGAAAGCAAACAATCCCCTAAAGCAAAAATTAGTCAAAAAAAGGCATCTGAGAAGATGAAAGAAATGAGTGCAAAAATGCAGAAGTCTATGATGGATATGCAATCGGATGCTATGGAAGAAAACATGGAAGATTTGCGAAAAATTTTAGAAAACCTGGTCATTTTTTCTTTTCAGCAAGAACAACTTATGGATAAGTTTAGTGAGAGTTCTACTTCGAGTCCAGATTTTGGAAAAGATTTAAAGAAACAAAATGAAATTAGAACTTATTTCGAGCATATAGATGATAGTTTGTATGTATTAGCAATGCGTGTTCCAAAAATTTCGACTAAAATTCAAAACGATTTATCTTCTGCACATTACAATTTAGAACAGTCTTTAGAAAATTTCTCTGAAAACAGATTTAATAATGGTTTGGCAAATCAGCAGTATGTGATGACTGCTACAAATAATTTAGCAGACTATTTGAGTAATATCTTAAATAGCATGCAGAATAATATGTCTATGAAAATGGGCAAAGGTAAAAAGAGTGGTAAACCAGGTTTTAGCTTGCCAGATTTAATTCAGAAACAAAAAGGTTTGTCTGATAAGATGGAAAAGGGTATGAAGAAAGGAGAGAAGAAAGGTGATGGAAAAAAAGGCAGCAAGCCAGATAAAAACGGAAAGCCTGGTGATAAAGGTAAAGAAGGTAAAGAAGGAGATAAGGGTAATAACCAAGGAAAGAATGGTGAAGGTGAAGGTAATGCTAATGATGATTTGGATGGTGAGTTGTATGAAATTTTTAAACAACAAACTCAGTTAAGGCAAGAATTGCAAAATGCCATTAAGGAAAGTGAAAATGGTAAACCTGGTGGAAATGGTACAGCAAAAAAGGCTTTGAAAACAATGGAACAGCTAGAGAATGAAATCTTAGAAAAAGGTTTTAATTCGAATACACTCCAAAAAATGCAGAATTTAAATTATGAGCTATTAAAATTAGA contains the following coding sequences:
- a CDS encoding YbjQ family protein; this translates as MILTTTNNIENFKIVDYLGIVTGTAYDSSYSSNGKKMSFTDMFSMSKYREMYTLGLESIKEKAFQDLRENAVKLGANAVVGIQLDVEPLANSATLLVSITGTAVKVQ
- a CDS encoding LytTR family DNA-binding domain-containing protein, whose protein sequence is MIANLKTWLATPYYYNPSTKFKFKVSLVFGLFVFLFLYVFRPFTLYSFKEYLLEYTFSIGLITFTCSFLTLAIPPLLFKKYFKEDNWTVGKSIVLIALGLFLVGSVLWYYGKWFKVEKDIQHITYLMFIYYTFLVGVIPILLGVFFNEKMVRLRRQKKAEEITTIKTQKIEEKKPVLPNKVILKSGNKKESLAFFIEDLVYITSQGNYASFFLKNNKNELKEKILRVTLTKIKENLEEYPNIIRCHKSYIVNTKYINEIKGNARGNLLESKLIDHQIPVSRNFSKKALMGLIG
- a CDS encoding DUF4175 family protein, producing the protein MSHFQNIQKKLHQFTRKFYTNELIKGSILFASLGFLYLFFILFIEYFLWLKPTARTVLFYIFILVELFLLIKFIFIPIAKLIGLRKGISLQDSSKIIGAHFPEVEDKLLNVLQLQENNEQSDLILASINQKSEELNPIPFTKAIDFKSNAKYLKYAIIPVLIFLISLFTGNSISLGKSLERVVNHRTAYNPPAPFAFNFINQSLQVIQGESITIQFRTIGNTVPNEGKIVYDNQSYYLTSNGNATFSYSFSNVQKTVDFYVEANGVQSQFYQIQVIGTPTINNISLDLNYPKYLGQKNKTIQNSGNLIVPEGTSITWNAQTSKTTSLTFINNAERFAFDETSNNNFQYQKRILSPLNYQITSSNRDLVDFEKLQFSVAVVKDEYPIISVSSNIDSISRGTAQFAGQISDDYGIRKLQLVYYNEDTPELKKEYSIPVTSQTIQTFFYDFPKGINLQEGINYEMYFKVFDNDGVRGSKFAKSKVFSYRQKTSEEIEEELFQEQRNTINDLENAVQNQKKQQQQLEEIQQDLQNKKSINWNDKKKVESFIKRQEQYKKMMQRQTDQLQENLDEKKENEPSLQEKKDDLKERINELKQLTKQQKLLEEIQKMADKLNKEDLVQKAKELAQQNKQQQRSLEKTLEMVKRFYVEQKTMQIANKIDELSKEQESLEKNENNLEKQQEVSKKFDDIQKDLEELKKDNEKLKKPMDLPEVENEEKQIDEELKKAEDLIESKQSPKAKISQKKASEKMKEMSAKMQKSMMDMQSDAMEENMEDLRKILENLVIFSFQQEQLMDKFSESSTSSPDFGKDLKKQNEIRTYFEHIDDSLYVLAMRVPKISTKIQNDLSSAHYNLEQSLENFSENRFNNGLANQQYVMTATNNLADYLSNILNSMQNNMSMKMGKGKKSGKPGFSLPDLIQKQKGLSDKMEKGMKKGEKKGDGKKGSKPDKNGKPGDKGKEGKEGDKGNNQGKNGEGEGNANDDLDGELYEIFKQQTQLRQELQNAIKESENGKPGGNGTAKKALKTMEQLENEILEKGFNSNTLQKMQNLNYELLKLDKAALEQGKDKKRKSNANSIENQRNRVKALKFKKQFYNQIEILNRQSLPLQQNYKKKVRAYFSEAKKI
- the rnr gene encoding ribonuclease R, producing MTRKKRKIFKKKGKVIKDLTRNIFKILNEDSSKFYNYKQIAAKLNVSDTDGKTQILKKLAELKANKKIKEVDRGKFQINEDRKYSIGTLDITSNGNGYFVTDDYENDIFIPNINLGKGLHGDVVRAYVYKRKRSHKLEADVVEVIERAKTEFVGVLQKSKNFGFVICDNHKMYADIFISQNKMNIAEHGDKVQATISDWPENSKNPFGKITTVLGKPGDHNTEMHSILLEYDLPYEFEPEVEKEAQELPIEITDKEIAKRRDMRNDLTFTIDPKDAKDFDDALSFTKLENGNYEIGIHIADVSHYLQPKTILDDEAYDRATSVYLVDRVVPMLPEMLSNGVCSLRPNEEKLTFSAVFEINEKAQIKKQWFGRTVTYSDQRFAYEEAQYIIENCKLSDDVQPFTMPENVSITDSAYEVKAEVVEATLQLDKLAKILRKKRMKQGAISFDRVEVKFNLDEEANPVGVFFKSSKDANKLIEEFMLLANRKVAEYIGSKQGKPSNKTFIYRVHDEPDVEKLASLQNIISKFGYKINTETKESTSESLNQLLNDVQGKAESNMIETLAIRSMSKAVYTTQNIGHYGLAFDYYSHFTSPIRRYPDVMTHRLLQLYLDGGESPKADPYEEKCKHSSKREELASKAERSSIKYMQVKYMQDHKDEVFEGVITGVTEWGIYVEITKNKCEGMVRIRDIKSDYYIFDEDQYAIVGQSTKHMYQLGDDVKVQVKKTDLERKHLDFNLIED
- a CDS encoding head GIN domain-containing protein; the encoded protein is MKKYICLFILCCGFTVFSQTTITKNLGDYTTLKVYNGIELELIKSTESKLVITGNKSEMVTVKNVDNILKITLPFSIKPENNSANGQVLVKLYYMNPIAVIDANEGAAITGKEVKQEKLEVNSQERAFINLVLDVKHLEVRASSGGIIKLSGTVKNQDVNVDLYGIYNGYALLATSNSTVNAGTGAKAEISAGETLKAKVSFGGSIFYKGNPEVLKDKKVVGGIIQKRN
- the tatA gene encoding twin-arginine translocase TatA/TatE family subunit, with the protein product MMSLHTFLAIPGGYSIILIVVVVLLLFGGKKIPELMKGLGGGIKEFKKASKDDNEEKLEEKK
- the gltX gene encoding glutamate--tRNA ligase yields the protein MESNVRVRFAPSPTGPLHIGGVRTALYNYLFAKKHNGTFVLRIEDTDQNRYVANAEQYIIDALNWCNIPNDEGINKNEKFGPYRQSERKHLYKKYADILLEKGWAYYAFDTSEQLDAHRKGHEAEGKTFIYNWHNREKGRLVNSLVLSDEVVQEKINSGENYVIRFKSPQDETLEMEDEIRGKISIDTNTLDDKILFKSDGMPTYHLANIVDDHLMEISHVIRGEEWLPSMALHVLLYRAFDWQAPKFAHLPLILKPVGKGKLSKRDGDKLGFPVFPLAYTNEETNDVSRGYKEDGYFSEAVVNMLAFLGWNPGTEQEIFSLEELIKEFDLKRVSKSGAKFNPDKTKWFQQQYMQQKDNAELTELYLAILAEKGITKDVDYVQKVVAAIKERAVFVADFWELSHFFFQTPKEYDAKASKKNWKEGTSELMQELNSVVEDIEDFSSENTEKIIKEWISGKEIGFGKVMQPLRLSLVGKLAGPHLFDIIAMIGKEETIHRIENAIEKLS
- a CDS encoding SPFH domain-containing protein, producing the protein MNPLLIILVVFIFIIFFASFFLVKQQTAAIIERFGRFNSIRQSGLQLKIPLVDKVAGRVSLKIQQLDVIIETKTLDDVFVKLKVSVQYMVIREKVYDAFYKLDYPHEQITSFVFDVVRAEVPKMKLDDVFVKKDDIAIAVKRELKEYMSDYGFDIIKTLVTDIDPDAQVKAAMNRINAADREKTAAQFEGDAQRILIVERAKAEAESKRLQGQGIADQRREIARGLEESVEVLNKVGINSQEASALIVVTQHYDTLQSIGQETNSNLILLPNSPQAGSQMLNDMVASFTASNQIGEAMKNAKPKKLKE